The Misgurnus anguillicaudatus chromosome 21, ASM2758022v2, whole genome shotgun sequence genome includes a window with the following:
- the sall1a gene encoding sal-like protein 1a isoform X3 produces the protein MSRRKQAKPQHFQSDSQLVLTEHNGDTEANLDDSPSKDSGAHVCGRCCAEFFELSDLEQHQKNCTKNQLVLIVNENPVSPSGTFSPGSSPHNPDEQVNDTSNNTEQAELADLLEQNILDKEEAMDTDVSEASATHNDSSGRIVGGSPLSGAGSSHGTLGSTGSNLGNSAISASLPQLGNLTELGNFSMINSNVIIENLQSTKVAVAQFSQETRSAGGQRVAVPALMEQLLALQQQQIHQLQLIEQIRHQIVLLASQSPELQVPPSSSPVTSGSGSSPLTTLSSHLSQQLAAAAGLAQSIASQSASISSLKQMANATQLPQSNSNVGESAQSLGAPGAAAPVNVQSSDKRPGNTGSLHPPVGNTSLAKTSTPAFGIGSLLNPVANTLLPQPPPGNSMFSSALPSVGTTAEDLSSLAALAQQRKGKPPNVASFEPKSSSEDAFFKHKCRFCGKVFGSDSALQIHLRSHTGERPYKCNICGNRFSTRGNLKVHFQRHKEKYPHIQMNPYPVPEHLDNIPTSTGIPYGMSMPPEKPVTSWLDSKPVLSTLTSSVGMLLPPTIPSLPPFIKKEENNSLAISSPSHSAKSDSGPADTLTKITNNVLEEGESTTLPTSNEKTEENNQSSCVTSHVSSAGEGTIEYTTSNSPPMATNPLMPLMSEQFKAKFPFGGLLDPLQGSETSKLQQLVENIDRKVTDPNECVICHRVLSCQSALKMHYRTHTGERPFKCKVCGRAFTTKGNLKTHYSVHRAMPPLRVQHSCPICQKKFTNAVVLQQHIRMHMGGQIPNIPLPDSYPESMGSDAGSFDERNFDDLDNFSDENMEGIEDGPDSSIPDTPRSADASQDSQCSSPSPHESSGLENHEKSANQGEDDVHCEQEKSMENGFMEGDRYTNDSSSLGGDIESQSAGSPAVSESTSSMQALSPSNGTLQQQKSPSPEDRQQRALTLEHISAGLMQSHSASPGALDLTSINPSKDPLSMLFPFRERGIMKNTACDICGKTFACQSALDIHYRSHTKERPFICTVCNRGFSTKGNLKQHMLTHQMRDLPSQLFEPSNSLASSPTPSLLSVGPLSSMMKTEYSQLPHHGGRLSSTTVTPVEKHFPRPVPYKSMKEPILGRSRLLVPSVDEHLPPKEISRCIWVPTCGTAPLLGVVAGFQ, from the exons GGGACACAGAGGCCAATTTGGATGACTCCCCCAGCAAAGACTCGGGTGCTCATGTCTGTGGCAGATGTTGTGCAGAGTTCTTTGAACTATCGGATCTTGAACAACACCAGAAGAATTGTACTAAGAATCAATTAGTTCTAATTGTGAATGAAAATCCAGTGTCTCCGTCCGGAACCTTTTCCCCAGGCTCCTCTCCTCATAATCCTGATGAGCAGGTGAATGACACTTCTAATAACACAGAACAAGCAGAGTTGGCTGACCTTTTGGAGCAGAACATACTTGACAAAGAGGAGGCCATGGACACGGACGTGTCAGAAGCCTCAGCTACACATAATGATAGCAGCGGACGTATAGTGGGTGGCAGTCCACTCAGTGGTGCTGGAAGCAGCCATGGAACTCTGGGCAGCACTGGGTCCAATCTGGGAAACTCTGCCATTTCTGCCTCACTACCTCAGTTGGGCAACTTGACTGAGCTGGGCAATTTTTCGATGATCAACAGTAATGTCATTATTGAAAACCTACAGAGCACCAAAGTGGCTGTGGCTCAGTTCTCTCAAGAGACAAGATCAGCAGGAGGTCAGAGGGTGGCTGTGCCAGCCCTCATGGAGCAGCTTTTGGCTCTGCAGCAACAGCAAATTCATCAACTTCAGCTCATTGAACAGATCCGTCACCAGATTGTTCTGTTGGCTTCCCAGTCACCCGAGCTTCAAGTACCACCTAGTTCTTCCCCGGTTACTTCCGGTTCAGGTTCTAGCCCACTAACCACTCTTAGTTCTCATTTGTCTCAACAGTTGGCAGCTGCTGCAGGGTTAGCACAGAGCATAGCTAGCCAGTCTGCAAGCATTAGCAGTTTGAAACAAATGGCTAATGCCACGCAGCTACCTCAGAGCAATTCCAATGTGGGAGAGTCAGCTCAAAGCCTTGGAGCACCGGGGGCAGCTGCTCCAGTTAATGTCCAGTCCTCAGACAAGAGGCCAGGCAATACAGGAAGCTTGCATCCTCCAGTAGGAAACACGTCACTTGCAAAAACATCCACACCAGCCTTTGGGATAGGAAGCCTTTTGAACCCTGTGGCTAATACCCTTCTACCTCAGCCCCCACCAGGCAACTCAATGTTTTCCAGTGCACTGCCCAGTGTTGGTACCACAGCTGAGGATCTCAGCTCACTGGCTGCACTTGCTCAACAAAGAAAAGGCAAGCCACCCAATGTTGCATCATTTGAACCCAAAAGTAGCTCTGAGGATGCATTTTTCAAACATAAGTGCAGGTTTTGTGGCAAGGTGTTTGGTAGTGACAGTGCTCTGCAGATTCACCTACGCTCTCATACAGGTGAGAGGCCATACAAGTGCAACATTTGTGGGAATCGCTTTTCAACCCGTGGTAATTTGAAGGTTCATTTTCAGCGACATAAAGAGAAGTACCCACACATTCAGATGAACCCATATCCTGTTCCAGAGCATTTAGACAATATTCCAACCAGTACTGGCATTCCCTATGGAATGTCTATGCCCCCTGAGAAGCCAGTTACTAGCTGGCTAGATAGCAAGCCTGTACTCTCTACTCTGACCTCTTCTGTTGGTATGTTACTTCCGCCAACTATACCCAGTCTGCCTCCATTCATCAAAAAGGAAGAAAATAACTCATTGGCTATAAGCAGCCCATCTCATTCTGCTAAAAGTGACTCAGGTCCAGCTGACACCCTCACAAAAATCACAAATAATGTGTTGGAAGAAGGTGAGAGCACAACCCTGCCTACCtcaaatgaaaaaactgaagaaaACAACCAGTCCTCCTGTGTAACCTCTCATGTGAGCTCTGCAGGAGAGGGCACTATTGAGTACACCACCTCCAACAGCCCTCCAATGGCCACTAACCCTCTAATGCCCTTGATGTCAGAGCAGTTCAAAGCTAAGTTTCCTTTTGGAGGTCTACTTGATCCTTTGCAGGGCTCTGAAACATCGAAACTTCAGCAACTGGTTGAGAACATTGACAGAAAGGTGACAGACCCCAATGAGTGTGTGATCTGTCACCGTGTTCTTAGTTGCCAGAGTGCACTGAAGATGCACTACCGCACACACACTGGGGAGAGgccttttaaatgtaaagtgtGTGGTCGTGCCTTCACCACTAAGGGCAACCTGAAGACTCATTACAGTGTCCATCGAGCTATGCCACCACTGAGGGTCCAGCACTCTTGCCCTATTTGCCAGAAAAAGTTCACAAATGCTGTTGTACTGCAGCAACACATTCGAATGCACATGGGTGGCCAGATCCCCAACATTCCTCTTCCAGACAGTTACCCAGAATCCATGGGCTCTGATGCTGGCTCATTTGATGAGAGAAATTTTGATGATCTTGACAACTTTTCTGATGAAAACATGGAAGGAATTGAGGATGGACCAGACAGCAGCATCCCAGACACACCCAGGTCAGCTGATGCATCTCAAGACAGCCAGTGTTCATCCCCTTCTCCACATGAATCATCAGGCTTGGAGAATCATGAAAAGAGTGCCAACCAAGGAGAAGACGATGTGCACTGTGAACAAGAGAAATCGATGGAAAATGGATTCATGGAAGGAGACAGATACACAAATGACTCCTCTTCACTTGGAGGCGATATTGAAAGCCAAAGTGCCGGAAGTCCAGCTGTTTCTGAATCTACCTCTTCCATGCAAGCACTGTCACCCTCTAATGGTACTCTCCAACAACAAAAATCTCCAAGTCCGGAGGATCGGCAGCAGAGGGCATTGACATTGGAGCATATTAGTGCAGGTCTTATGCAGTCTCATTCTGCCAGTCCTGGAGCTCTGGATCTTACTTCAATTAACCCATCTAAAGATCCTCTTAGTATGCTTTTCCCCTTCCGTGAGCGAGGCATCATGAAGAATACAGCATGTGACATCTGTGGGAAGACGTTTGCCTGCCAGAGTGCCTTGGATATCCACTACCGAAGCCATACCAAAGAGAGACCATTCATTTGCACAGTATGCAACCGAGGCTTTTCCACCAAGGGGAACTTAAAGCAACATATGCTGACCCATCAGATGCGAGATTTGCCCTCCCAACTCTTTGAGCCCAGCAACAGCCTTGCATCGAGCCCAACTCCATCTCTTCTTTCTGTTGGACCATTGTCCTCCATGATGAAGACTGAG TACTCTCAGCTGCCCCACCACGGAGGACGCCTAAGCAGCACTACTGTAACACCTGTGGAAAAACATTTTCCTCGTCCAGTGCCCTACAAATCCATGAAAGAACCCATACTGGGGAGAAGCCGTTTGCTTGTACCATCTGTGGACGAGCATTTACCACCAAAGGAAATCTCAAG GTGCATATGGGTACCCACATGTGGAACAGCGCCCCTGCTCGGCGTGGTCGCAGGCTTTCAGTAG
- the sall1a gene encoding sal-like protein 1a isoform X2, with product MELQSWTKEFGRSRLQGDTEANLDDSPSKDSGAHVCGRCCAEFFELSDLEQHQKNCTKNQLVLIVNENPVSPSGTFSPGSSPHNPDEQVNDTSNNTEQAELADLLEQNILDKEEAMDTDVSEASATHNDSSGRIVGGSPLSGAGSSHGTLGSTGSNLGNSAISASLPQLGNLTELGNFSMINSNVIIENLQSTKVAVAQFSQETRSAGGQRVAVPALMEQLLALQQQQIHQLQLIEQIRHQIVLLASQSPELQVPPSSSPVTSGSGSSPLTTLSSHLSQQLAAAAGLAQSIASQSASISSLKQMANATQLPQSNSNVGESAQSLGAPGAAAPVNVQSSDKRPGNTGSLHPPVGNTSLAKTSTPAFGIGSLLNPVANTLLPQPPPGNSMFSSALPSVGTTAEDLSSLAALAQQRKGKPPNVASFEPKSSSEDAFFKHKCRFCGKVFGSDSALQIHLRSHTGERPYKCNICGNRFSTRGNLKVHFQRHKEKYPHIQMNPYPVPEHLDNIPTSTGIPYGMSMPPEKPVTSWLDSKPVLSTLTSSVGMLLPPTIPSLPPFIKKEENNSLAISSPSHSAKSDSGPADTLTKITNNVLEEGESTTLPTSNEKTEENNQSSCVTSHVSSAGEGTIEYTTSNSPPMATNPLMPLMSEQFKAKFPFGGLLDPLQGSETSKLQQLVENIDRKVTDPNECVICHRVLSCQSALKMHYRTHTGERPFKCKVCGRAFTTKGNLKTHYSVHRAMPPLRVQHSCPICQKKFTNAVVLQQHIRMHMGGQIPNIPLPDSYPESMGSDAGSFDERNFDDLDNFSDENMEGIEDGPDSSIPDTPRSADASQDSQCSSPSPHESSGLENHEKSANQGEDDVHCEQEKSMENGFMEGDRYTNDSSSLGGDIESQSAGSPAVSESTSSMQALSPSNGTLQQQKSPSPEDRQQRALTLEHISAGLMQSHSASPGALDLTSINPSKDPLSMLFPFRERGIMKNTACDICGKTFACQSALDIHYRSHTKERPFICTVCNRGFSTKGNLKQHMLTHQMRDLPSQLFEPSNSLASSPTPSLLSVGPLSSMMKTEVNGFLHNIQPEVKDLPSALVTSSASTSPVLSAAPPRRTPKQHYCNTCGKTFSSSSALQIHERTHTGEKPFACTICGRAFTTKGNLKVHMGTHMWNSAPARRGRRLSVDGPMAFLGTNPVKFPELFQKDLSGRVGNGDPTSFWNQYAAAFSNGLAMKTNEISVIQNGGLPPPLSGSVGNGGSSPIGGLTGSMEKLHNSELNPALAGLERMANTENGTHFRFNRFMEDKEIVTN from the exons GGGACACAGAGGCCAATTTGGATGACTCCCCCAGCAAAGACTCGGGTGCTCATGTCTGTGGCAGATGTTGTGCAGAGTTCTTTGAACTATCGGATCTTGAACAACACCAGAAGAATTGTACTAAGAATCAATTAGTTCTAATTGTGAATGAAAATCCAGTGTCTCCGTCCGGAACCTTTTCCCCAGGCTCCTCTCCTCATAATCCTGATGAGCAGGTGAATGACACTTCTAATAACACAGAACAAGCAGAGTTGGCTGACCTTTTGGAGCAGAACATACTTGACAAAGAGGAGGCCATGGACACGGACGTGTCAGAAGCCTCAGCTACACATAATGATAGCAGCGGACGTATAGTGGGTGGCAGTCCACTCAGTGGTGCTGGAAGCAGCCATGGAACTCTGGGCAGCACTGGGTCCAATCTGGGAAACTCTGCCATTTCTGCCTCACTACCTCAGTTGGGCAACTTGACTGAGCTGGGCAATTTTTCGATGATCAACAGTAATGTCATTATTGAAAACCTACAGAGCACCAAAGTGGCTGTGGCTCAGTTCTCTCAAGAGACAAGATCAGCAGGAGGTCAGAGGGTGGCTGTGCCAGCCCTCATGGAGCAGCTTTTGGCTCTGCAGCAACAGCAAATTCATCAACTTCAGCTCATTGAACAGATCCGTCACCAGATTGTTCTGTTGGCTTCCCAGTCACCCGAGCTTCAAGTACCACCTAGTTCTTCCCCGGTTACTTCCGGTTCAGGTTCTAGCCCACTAACCACTCTTAGTTCTCATTTGTCTCAACAGTTGGCAGCTGCTGCAGGGTTAGCACAGAGCATAGCTAGCCAGTCTGCAAGCATTAGCAGTTTGAAACAAATGGCTAATGCCACGCAGCTACCTCAGAGCAATTCCAATGTGGGAGAGTCAGCTCAAAGCCTTGGAGCACCGGGGGCAGCTGCTCCAGTTAATGTCCAGTCCTCAGACAAGAGGCCAGGCAATACAGGAAGCTTGCATCCTCCAGTAGGAAACACGTCACTTGCAAAAACATCCACACCAGCCTTTGGGATAGGAAGCCTTTTGAACCCTGTGGCTAATACCCTTCTACCTCAGCCCCCACCAGGCAACTCAATGTTTTCCAGTGCACTGCCCAGTGTTGGTACCACAGCTGAGGATCTCAGCTCACTGGCTGCACTTGCTCAACAAAGAAAAGGCAAGCCACCCAATGTTGCATCATTTGAACCCAAAAGTAGCTCTGAGGATGCATTTTTCAAACATAAGTGCAGGTTTTGTGGCAAGGTGTTTGGTAGTGACAGTGCTCTGCAGATTCACCTACGCTCTCATACAGGTGAGAGGCCATACAAGTGCAACATTTGTGGGAATCGCTTTTCAACCCGTGGTAATTTGAAGGTTCATTTTCAGCGACATAAAGAGAAGTACCCACACATTCAGATGAACCCATATCCTGTTCCAGAGCATTTAGACAATATTCCAACCAGTACTGGCATTCCCTATGGAATGTCTATGCCCCCTGAGAAGCCAGTTACTAGCTGGCTAGATAGCAAGCCTGTACTCTCTACTCTGACCTCTTCTGTTGGTATGTTACTTCCGCCAACTATACCCAGTCTGCCTCCATTCATCAAAAAGGAAGAAAATAACTCATTGGCTATAAGCAGCCCATCTCATTCTGCTAAAAGTGACTCAGGTCCAGCTGACACCCTCACAAAAATCACAAATAATGTGTTGGAAGAAGGTGAGAGCACAACCCTGCCTACCtcaaatgaaaaaactgaagaaaACAACCAGTCCTCCTGTGTAACCTCTCATGTGAGCTCTGCAGGAGAGGGCACTATTGAGTACACCACCTCCAACAGCCCTCCAATGGCCACTAACCCTCTAATGCCCTTGATGTCAGAGCAGTTCAAAGCTAAGTTTCCTTTTGGAGGTCTACTTGATCCTTTGCAGGGCTCTGAAACATCGAAACTTCAGCAACTGGTTGAGAACATTGACAGAAAGGTGACAGACCCCAATGAGTGTGTGATCTGTCACCGTGTTCTTAGTTGCCAGAGTGCACTGAAGATGCACTACCGCACACACACTGGGGAGAGgccttttaaatgtaaagtgtGTGGTCGTGCCTTCACCACTAAGGGCAACCTGAAGACTCATTACAGTGTCCATCGAGCTATGCCACCACTGAGGGTCCAGCACTCTTGCCCTATTTGCCAGAAAAAGTTCACAAATGCTGTTGTACTGCAGCAACACATTCGAATGCACATGGGTGGCCAGATCCCCAACATTCCTCTTCCAGACAGTTACCCAGAATCCATGGGCTCTGATGCTGGCTCATTTGATGAGAGAAATTTTGATGATCTTGACAACTTTTCTGATGAAAACATGGAAGGAATTGAGGATGGACCAGACAGCAGCATCCCAGACACACCCAGGTCAGCTGATGCATCTCAAGACAGCCAGTGTTCATCCCCTTCTCCACATGAATCATCAGGCTTGGAGAATCATGAAAAGAGTGCCAACCAAGGAGAAGACGATGTGCACTGTGAACAAGAGAAATCGATGGAAAATGGATTCATGGAAGGAGACAGATACACAAATGACTCCTCTTCACTTGGAGGCGATATTGAAAGCCAAAGTGCCGGAAGTCCAGCTGTTTCTGAATCTACCTCTTCCATGCAAGCACTGTCACCCTCTAATGGTACTCTCCAACAACAAAAATCTCCAAGTCCGGAGGATCGGCAGCAGAGGGCATTGACATTGGAGCATATTAGTGCAGGTCTTATGCAGTCTCATTCTGCCAGTCCTGGAGCTCTGGATCTTACTTCAATTAACCCATCTAAAGATCCTCTTAGTATGCTTTTCCCCTTCCGTGAGCGAGGCATCATGAAGAATACAGCATGTGACATCTGTGGGAAGACGTTTGCCTGCCAGAGTGCCTTGGATATCCACTACCGAAGCCATACCAAAGAGAGACCATTCATTTGCACAGTATGCAACCGAGGCTTTTCCACCAAGGGGAACTTAAAGCAACATATGCTGACCCATCAGATGCGAGATTTGCCCTCCCAACTCTTTGAGCCCAGCAACAGCCTTGCATCGAGCCCAACTCCATCTCTTCTTTCTGTTGGACCATTGTCCTCCATGATGAAGACTGAGGTTAATGGCTTTCTACATAATATTCAACCTGAGGTAAAAGACTTGCCTTCAGCACTGGTAACCTCATCTGCTTCCACCTCTCCAGTACTCTCAGCTGCCCCACCACGGAGGACGCCTAAGCAGCACTACTGTAACACCTGTGGAAAAACATTTTCCTCGTCCAGTGCCCTACAAATCCATGAAAGAACCCATACTGGGGAGAAGCCGTTTGCTTGTACCATCTGTGGACGAGCATTTACCACCAAAGGAAATCTCAAG GTGCATATGGGTACCCACATGTGGAACAGCGCCCCTGCTCGGCGTGGTCGCAGGCTTTCAGTAGATGGTCCAATGGCTTTCCTAGGCACCAACCCTGTGAAGTTTCCCGAGCTTTTCCAAAAAGACTTATCTGGTAGAGTTGGAAATGGAGACCCAACCAGCTTCTGGAATCAGTATGCTGCTGCATTCTCGAATGGCCTGGCTATGAAGACCAACGAGATCTCGGTTATCCAGAATGGGGGGCTGCCCCCTCCACTGTCAGGGAGTGTGGGTAATGGAGGCAGTTCACCGATCGGAGGCCTGACAGGCAGCATGGAAAAGCTTCACAACTCTGAGCTCAATCCTGCTCTGGCTGGACTTGAGAGAATGGCCAACACCGAAAATGGGACTCATTTCCGCTTCAATCGCTTCATGGAGGACAAGGAAATTGTGACCAACTAG
- the sall1a gene encoding sal-like protein 1a isoform X1, which translates to MSRRKQAKPQHFQSDSQLVLTEHNGDTEANLDDSPSKDSGAHVCGRCCAEFFELSDLEQHQKNCTKNQLVLIVNENPVSPSGTFSPGSSPHNPDEQVNDTSNNTEQAELADLLEQNILDKEEAMDTDVSEASATHNDSSGRIVGGSPLSGAGSSHGTLGSTGSNLGNSAISASLPQLGNLTELGNFSMINSNVIIENLQSTKVAVAQFSQETRSAGGQRVAVPALMEQLLALQQQQIHQLQLIEQIRHQIVLLASQSPELQVPPSSSPVTSGSGSSPLTTLSSHLSQQLAAAAGLAQSIASQSASISSLKQMANATQLPQSNSNVGESAQSLGAPGAAAPVNVQSSDKRPGNTGSLHPPVGNTSLAKTSTPAFGIGSLLNPVANTLLPQPPPGNSMFSSALPSVGTTAEDLSSLAALAQQRKGKPPNVASFEPKSSSEDAFFKHKCRFCGKVFGSDSALQIHLRSHTGERPYKCNICGNRFSTRGNLKVHFQRHKEKYPHIQMNPYPVPEHLDNIPTSTGIPYGMSMPPEKPVTSWLDSKPVLSTLTSSVGMLLPPTIPSLPPFIKKEENNSLAISSPSHSAKSDSGPADTLTKITNNVLEEGESTTLPTSNEKTEENNQSSCVTSHVSSAGEGTIEYTTSNSPPMATNPLMPLMSEQFKAKFPFGGLLDPLQGSETSKLQQLVENIDRKVTDPNECVICHRVLSCQSALKMHYRTHTGERPFKCKVCGRAFTTKGNLKTHYSVHRAMPPLRVQHSCPICQKKFTNAVVLQQHIRMHMGGQIPNIPLPDSYPESMGSDAGSFDERNFDDLDNFSDENMEGIEDGPDSSIPDTPRSADASQDSQCSSPSPHESSGLENHEKSANQGEDDVHCEQEKSMENGFMEGDRYTNDSSSLGGDIESQSAGSPAVSESTSSMQALSPSNGTLQQQKSPSPEDRQQRALTLEHISAGLMQSHSASPGALDLTSINPSKDPLSMLFPFRERGIMKNTACDICGKTFACQSALDIHYRSHTKERPFICTVCNRGFSTKGNLKQHMLTHQMRDLPSQLFEPSNSLASSPTPSLLSVGPLSSMMKTEVNGFLHNIQPEVKDLPSALVTSSASTSPVLSAAPPRRTPKQHYCNTCGKTFSSSSALQIHERTHTGEKPFACTICGRAFTTKGNLKVHMGTHMWNSAPARRGRRLSVDGPMAFLGTNPVKFPELFQKDLSGRVGNGDPTSFWNQYAAAFSNGLAMKTNEISVIQNGGLPPPLSGSVGNGGSSPIGGLTGSMEKLHNSELNPALAGLERMANTENGTHFRFNRFMEDKEIVTN; encoded by the exons GGGACACAGAGGCCAATTTGGATGACTCCCCCAGCAAAGACTCGGGTGCTCATGTCTGTGGCAGATGTTGTGCAGAGTTCTTTGAACTATCGGATCTTGAACAACACCAGAAGAATTGTACTAAGAATCAATTAGTTCTAATTGTGAATGAAAATCCAGTGTCTCCGTCCGGAACCTTTTCCCCAGGCTCCTCTCCTCATAATCCTGATGAGCAGGTGAATGACACTTCTAATAACACAGAACAAGCAGAGTTGGCTGACCTTTTGGAGCAGAACATACTTGACAAAGAGGAGGCCATGGACACGGACGTGTCAGAAGCCTCAGCTACACATAATGATAGCAGCGGACGTATAGTGGGTGGCAGTCCACTCAGTGGTGCTGGAAGCAGCCATGGAACTCTGGGCAGCACTGGGTCCAATCTGGGAAACTCTGCCATTTCTGCCTCACTACCTCAGTTGGGCAACTTGACTGAGCTGGGCAATTTTTCGATGATCAACAGTAATGTCATTATTGAAAACCTACAGAGCACCAAAGTGGCTGTGGCTCAGTTCTCTCAAGAGACAAGATCAGCAGGAGGTCAGAGGGTGGCTGTGCCAGCCCTCATGGAGCAGCTTTTGGCTCTGCAGCAACAGCAAATTCATCAACTTCAGCTCATTGAACAGATCCGTCACCAGATTGTTCTGTTGGCTTCCCAGTCACCCGAGCTTCAAGTACCACCTAGTTCTTCCCCGGTTACTTCCGGTTCAGGTTCTAGCCCACTAACCACTCTTAGTTCTCATTTGTCTCAACAGTTGGCAGCTGCTGCAGGGTTAGCACAGAGCATAGCTAGCCAGTCTGCAAGCATTAGCAGTTTGAAACAAATGGCTAATGCCACGCAGCTACCTCAGAGCAATTCCAATGTGGGAGAGTCAGCTCAAAGCCTTGGAGCACCGGGGGCAGCTGCTCCAGTTAATGTCCAGTCCTCAGACAAGAGGCCAGGCAATACAGGAAGCTTGCATCCTCCAGTAGGAAACACGTCACTTGCAAAAACATCCACACCAGCCTTTGGGATAGGAAGCCTTTTGAACCCTGTGGCTAATACCCTTCTACCTCAGCCCCCACCAGGCAACTCAATGTTTTCCAGTGCACTGCCCAGTGTTGGTACCACAGCTGAGGATCTCAGCTCACTGGCTGCACTTGCTCAACAAAGAAAAGGCAAGCCACCCAATGTTGCATCATTTGAACCCAAAAGTAGCTCTGAGGATGCATTTTTCAAACATAAGTGCAGGTTTTGTGGCAAGGTGTTTGGTAGTGACAGTGCTCTGCAGATTCACCTACGCTCTCATACAGGTGAGAGGCCATACAAGTGCAACATTTGTGGGAATCGCTTTTCAACCCGTGGTAATTTGAAGGTTCATTTTCAGCGACATAAAGAGAAGTACCCACACATTCAGATGAACCCATATCCTGTTCCAGAGCATTTAGACAATATTCCAACCAGTACTGGCATTCCCTATGGAATGTCTATGCCCCCTGAGAAGCCAGTTACTAGCTGGCTAGATAGCAAGCCTGTACTCTCTACTCTGACCTCTTCTGTTGGTATGTTACTTCCGCCAACTATACCCAGTCTGCCTCCATTCATCAAAAAGGAAGAAAATAACTCATTGGCTATAAGCAGCCCATCTCATTCTGCTAAAAGTGACTCAGGTCCAGCTGACACCCTCACAAAAATCACAAATAATGTGTTGGAAGAAGGTGAGAGCACAACCCTGCCTACCtcaaatgaaaaaactgaagaaaACAACCAGTCCTCCTGTGTAACCTCTCATGTGAGCTCTGCAGGAGAGGGCACTATTGAGTACACCACCTCCAACAGCCCTCCAATGGCCACTAACCCTCTAATGCCCTTGATGTCAGAGCAGTTCAAAGCTAAGTTTCCTTTTGGAGGTCTACTTGATCCTTTGCAGGGCTCTGAAACATCGAAACTTCAGCAACTGGTTGAGAACATTGACAGAAAGGTGACAGACCCCAATGAGTGTGTGATCTGTCACCGTGTTCTTAGTTGCCAGAGTGCACTGAAGATGCACTACCGCACACACACTGGGGAGAGgccttttaaatgtaaagtgtGTGGTCGTGCCTTCACCACTAAGGGCAACCTGAAGACTCATTACAGTGTCCATCGAGCTATGCCACCACTGAGGGTCCAGCACTCTTGCCCTATTTGCCAGAAAAAGTTCACAAATGCTGTTGTACTGCAGCAACACATTCGAATGCACATGGGTGGCCAGATCCCCAACATTCCTCTTCCAGACAGTTACCCAGAATCCATGGGCTCTGATGCTGGCTCATTTGATGAGAGAAATTTTGATGATCTTGACAACTTTTCTGATGAAAACATGGAAGGAATTGAGGATGGACCAGACAGCAGCATCCCAGACACACCCAGGTCAGCTGATGCATCTCAAGACAGCCAGTGTTCATCCCCTTCTCCACATGAATCATCAGGCTTGGAGAATCATGAAAAGAGTGCCAACCAAGGAGAAGACGATGTGCACTGTGAACAAGAGAAATCGATGGAAAATGGATTCATGGAAGGAGACAGATACACAAATGACTCCTCTTCACTTGGAGGCGATATTGAAAGCCAAAGTGCCGGAAGTCCAGCTGTTTCTGAATCTACCTCTTCCATGCAAGCACTGTCACCCTCTAATGGTACTCTCCAACAACAAAAATCTCCAAGTCCGGAGGATCGGCAGCAGAGGGCATTGACATTGGAGCATATTAGTGCAGGTCTTATGCAGTCTCATTCTGCCAGTCCTGGAGCTCTGGATCTTACTTCAATTAACCCATCTAAAGATCCTCTTAGTATGCTTTTCCCCTTCCGTGAGCGAGGCATCATGAAGAATACAGCATGTGACATCTGTGGGAAGACGTTTGCCTGCCAGAGTGCCTTGGATATCCACTACCGAAGCCATACCAAAGAGAGACCATTCATTTGCACAGTATGCAACCGAGGCTTTTCCACCAAGGGGAACTTAAAGCAACATATGCTGACCCATCAGATGCGAGATTTGCCCTCCCAACTCTTTGAGCCCAGCAACAGCCTTGCATCGAGCCCAACTCCATCTCTTCTTTCTGTTGGACCATTGTCCTCCATGATGAAGACTGAGGTTAATGGCTTTCTACATAATATTCAACCTGAGGTAAAAGACTTGCCTTCAGCACTGGTAACCTCATCTGCTTCCACCTCTCCAGTACTCTCAGCTGCCCCACCACGGAGGACGCCTAAGCAGCACTACTGTAACACCTGTGGAAAAACATTTTCCTCGTCCAGTGCCCTACAAATCCATGAAAGAACCCATACTGGGGAGAAGCCGTTTGCTTGTACCATCTGTGGACGAGCATTTACCACCAAAGGAAATCTCAAG GTGCATATGGGTACCCACATGTGGAACAGCGCCCCTGCTCGGCGTGGTCGCAGGCTTTCAGTAGATGGTCCAATGGCTTTCCTAGGCACCAACCCTGTGAAGTTTCCCGAGCTTTTCCAAAAAGACTTATCTGGTAGAGTTGGAAATGGAGACCCAACCAGCTTCTGGAATCAGTATGCTGCTGCATTCTCGAATGGCCTGGCTATGAAGACCAACGAGATCTCGGTTATCCAGAATGGGGGGCTGCCCCCTCCACTGTCAGGGAGTGTGGGTAATGGAGGCAGTTCACCGATCGGAGGCCTGACAGGCAGCATGGAAAAGCTTCACAACTCTGAGCTCAATCCTGCTCTGGCTGGACTTGAGAGAATGGCCAACACCGAAAATGGGACTCATTTCCGCTTCAATCGCTTCATGGAGGACAAGGAAATTGTGACCAACTAG